GTAGTTAATAGTTATACGACGCTGACCACGCTCAACAAAGACAACAAATGCAATTGTCGCCACAGCCAATACTGCAATACCCAGTAGAACCAGGATATTCATGTCGCCCTGACGCGCAGCCTCAAAAGATTGCCCGATTGCTCGGGGTAATCCTGCAACGATGCCAGAGAAAATCAGTATTGAGATACCGTTACCAATGCCCTTCTCAGTTACTTGTTCGCCAAGCCACATCATGAAGACAGAGCCGGCAACCAGGGTAGAAACCGCAACAATGTAGAAACCAAGGCTCGCCTCAAAGGCGATACCTTGGTTTGCTAGACCAACAGCCAAGCCAAAAGATTGGAAGGATGCCAATACCACAGTACCGTAACGCGTATACTGGGTAATTTTACGACGACCACCCTCACCTTCTTTCTTCAGCTGCTCTAACTGCGGAACCACCACGGTTAGGAGCTGCATGATAATCGATGCTGAAATGTAGGGCATAATGCCCAACGCAAAGATACTCATGCGCTCAAGGGCACCACCTGAAAACATGTTGAACAAGCTCAGAATGGTACCCTGGTTCTGTTCGAACATGGCTGCAAGGCGATCAGGATTGATCCCCGGCACTGGTATGTGGGCACCGATTCGATACACCACGATAGCCAACAATACAAAGCGCAAACGAGCCCAAAGCTCACCTAAACCACTTTGCACACCTGCCGGAATATTTCCTTGCTTAGCCATTGAACATTATTCCTCGACTTTTCCGCCTGCAGCTTCGATTGCAGCTTTCGCACCAGCGGTCACACGTAGACCACGGATAGTAACTGCTTTCGTCACTTCACCAGACAGAATGATCTTCGCACGCTTGATGGAGCCGTTGATGATATTGGCAGCACGCAATGCAGCCAGATCAACAACTTCACCCTCAACAGCAGCAAGCTCAGACAAACGCACTTCAGCGGTAGTCATTGCCATGCGAGAGATAAAGCCAAACTTGGGCAGACGACGCTGAATTGGCATCTGACCGCCTTCGAAGCCTACACGAATGCCGCCACCAGCACGTGACTTAGCACCCTTGTGACCACGACCAGCAGTCTTACCCAGACCGCTACCAATACCGCGGCCTACACGCTTCGCTACCTTCTTAGCACCTTCACCAGGGCTCAGATTATTCAAATACATAATCTTCTCCTCACTCGGCTTCAACGCGAACCAGATAGTTCACCTTGTTGATCATGCCGCGGATTGAAGGGGTGTCTTGCAGCTCAACGGTGTGACCAATGCGACGCAGACCCAGGCCAACGACTGTAGCGCGATGCTTGGGCTGCTTGCCGAATGGGCTGCGAACCAGAGTTACTTTCAAAGTCTTAGACATGGTCAATTACCCCAGAATTTCTTCAACGGTTTTGCCACGCTTAGCAGCGATCTCTTCTGGAGACTTGGTCATCTGCAGGCCTTTGAAAGTGGCGCGAACCACGTTCACAGGATTGGTAGAGCCATAGCACTTAGCCAGAACGTTATGAACGCCTGCCATTTCCAGAACGGAGCGCATAGCACCACCGGCAATTACACCAGTACCTTCTGAAGCGGGCTGCATATAGATCTTGGAGGCACCGTGAGCGGCTTTAACTGGATACTGAATAGTACCGCCGTTCAATTCAACCTTGATCATGTTGCGGCGAGCAGCTTCCATCGCTTTAGCGATAGCCGCAGGCACTTCACGCGCCTTACCACGACCAAAACCTACACGACCTTTACCGTCACCTACTACGGTCAAAGCAGTAAAGGCAAAAATACGACCGCCTTTCACTACTTTGGCAACACGGTTGACCTGAACCAGCTTTTCCTGGAGATCACCGTCTTTCTGTTCGATGTTTGCCATCATTGCACCTTAGAATTCCAGACCACCTTCACGAGCGGCGTCAGCCAGGGCTTTAACGCGACCATGGTACTTAAAACCAGCACGGTCGAAAGCCACTTTCTTAACACCCGCTTCCAGCGCACGCTGAGCCAACAAAGTACCAACTTTGCTAGCAGCATCAGCGTTACCGGTTTGACCGCTACGCAGCTCCTGATCCAGAGTGGATGCTTGAGCCAGCACACGACCACCACAGGGAGAAAACACCTGTGCATAGATGTGACGGGGTGTACGGAATACTGTCAGGCGGTTCTCGCCCAGTTCGCGCATTTTGTAACGACCGCGAGCGGCGCGACGCAAACGGGAAACTTTTTTCTCGTTCATAGAATCCTGCCTTACTTCTTCTTAGCCTCTTTGCGACGAACGACTTCGTCAGCATAACGGATACCCTTGCCTTTGTAGGGTTCCGGCGCACGGAAGGCGCGGATTTCGGCCGCTACTTGGCCGATCTGCTGTTTGTCAATACCTTTCAGAACAACAGAGGTCTGGCTAGGAGTTTCAGCAGTTACACCGGCAGGGAGTTTGTATTCAACTGGGTGAGAGAAACCCAGGGTCAGACTCAGCACTTCGCCTTTGGCAGCAGCACGGTAACCAACGCCTACCAGCTCGAGCTTGCGCTCAAAACCAGAAGTAACGCCCAGAACCATGTTGTTTACCAACGCGCGAACAGTACCTGACATCGCTTTGGCTTGAATGCTGCCATCACGAGCTGCAAACACTACCTGGTTGTCTTCTTGAGAGACAACAACAGAAGAATGTACAGACAGGCTCAGCTGGCCATTTTTGCCTTTTACAGTCAGTTCCTGACCAGCCAGTTGAACTTCAACACCAGCAGGAACGACAACAGGCTTCTTAGCAACACGAGACATCTCACAACCTCCTTAGAATACTGTGCAGATGACTTCGCCACCCACGCCAGCGGCGCGAGCTGCACGATCGGTCATCACACCTTTGGAGGTGGAAACGATAGCAATACCCAAACCGCCTTCTACCTTGGGCAGATCACTGCGGCTCTTGTATTGACGCAGACCAGGACGACTTACACGCTTGATATGCTCAATAACGGGTTTGCCTTCATAGTACTTAAGGTCAATAGTAAGACTG
This Pokkaliibacter sp. MBI-7 DNA region includes the following protein-coding sequences:
- the secY gene encoding preprotein translocase subunit SecY, encoding MAKQGNIPAGVQSGLGELWARLRFVLLAIVVYRIGAHIPVPGINPDRLAAMFEQNQGTILSLFNMFSGGALERMSIFALGIMPYISASIIMQLLTVVVPQLEQLKKEGEGGRRKITQYTRYGTVVLASFQSFGLAVGLANQGIAFEASLGFYIVAVSTLVAGSVFMMWLGEQVTEKGIGNGISILIFSGIVAGLPRAIGQSFEAARQGDMNILVLLGIAVLAVATIAFVVFVERGQRRITINYAKRQQGRRMYAAQTSHLPLKVNMAGVIPPIFASSILLFPASVGQWFGQSESMQWLQDIALALSPGQPLYLLVFAISILFFCFFYTALVFNPKDVADNLKKSGALIPGIRPGDQSARYIDNVLTRLTLAGGLYITAVSLLPQFLVVAWHVPFYFGGTSLLIVVVVVMDFMAQVQSHLMSHQYESLMRKSNLRGIGGL
- the rplO gene encoding 50S ribosomal protein L15 — protein: MYLNNLSPGEGAKKVAKRVGRGIGSGLGKTAGRGHKGAKSRAGGGIRVGFEGGQMPIQRRLPKFGFISRMAMTTAEVRLSELAAVEGEVVDLAALRAANIINGSIKRAKIILSGEVTKAVTIRGLRVTAGAKAAIEAAGGKVEE
- the rpmD gene encoding 50S ribosomal protein L30, whose protein sequence is MSKTLKVTLVRSPFGKQPKHRATVVGLGLRRIGHTVELQDTPSIRGMINKVNYLVRVEAE
- the rpsE gene encoding 30S ribosomal protein S5, whose amino-acid sequence is MANIEQKDGDLQEKLVQVNRVAKVVKGGRIFAFTALTVVGDGKGRVGFGRGKAREVPAAIAKAMEAARRNMIKVELNGGTIQYPVKAAHGASKIYMQPASEGTGVIAGGAMRSVLEMAGVHNVLAKCYGSTNPVNVVRATFKGLQMTKSPEEIAAKRGKTVEEILG
- the rplR gene encoding 50S ribosomal protein L18 gives rise to the protein MNEKKVSRLRRAARGRYKMRELGENRLTVFRTPRHIYAQVFSPCGGRVLAQASTLDQELRSGQTGNADAASKVGTLLAQRALEAGVKKVAFDRAGFKYHGRVKALADAAREGGLEF
- the rplF gene encoding 50S ribosomal protein L6 — translated: MSRVAKKPVVVPAGVEVQLAGQELTVKGKNGQLSLSVHSSVVVSQEDNQVVFAARDGSIQAKAMSGTVRALVNNMVLGVTSGFERKLELVGVGYRAAAKGEVLSLTLGFSHPVEYKLPAGVTAETPSQTSVVLKGIDKQQIGQVAAEIRAFRAPEPYKGKGIRYADEVVRRKEAKKK
- the rpsH gene encoding 30S ribosomal protein S8, which translates into the protein MSMQDTLADMVTRIRNAHMANHAAVTMPSSKLKVAVAKVLKDEGYIADYKVDENVKPSLTIDLKYYEGKPVIEHIKRVSRPGLRQYKSRSDLPKVEGGLGIAIVSTSKGVMTDRAARAAGVGGEVICTVF